Below is a genomic region from Raphanus sativus cultivar WK10039 chromosome 4, ASM80110v3, whole genome shotgun sequence.
TTGAAAAACAATAATCTTCAAGTTAATGATGTTTAAGATCAAAGTTCTTTTCATCTTTTCAAATATTTGAGGAACATATTTTTGTTCTCGCTAAAATTCGTTTTAACTAGAACATCTTAAACATATTTCATAAACGGGATATTATCTAGTACAATCAAAAATCACAATAATCTATTTATACTTATGTCGACAAAAATTCAGGGAAAACACAAAATCCTTAAAGTTGTAAAATTAGAGAAAAGTTTGCAACATATCTTGGGTTAAAAAGTTAAGTTAGGAATATCAGAAGATCAACtcgaataaaagaaaaaatatatatattatatgtgaCCTTTTCTTTAGCATAGAAGAACACTCTACCAAACGTGAAAGAGCCAAAAAAAGTATATCGAAAACGCATAAGCAAAGTTAATTTAATCTCCAAActtcttaaaataagaaaaaaaaatacttacagCGTCTCTGACAACGAGAGAAGGCTGAGCACCGAAGTTGCATAGATCCAAACAAACCTCCATGCCGGAGTTTCCACATCCGACGACCAAAACTCTTTTTCCGGCGAAATCTCCACCAGTCTTATAATGACTCGTATGCTTAACTATCCCCGTCGCCGCAAACTTCTCCATCCCCTCAAACCTAGGGACAACAGGCTCTGCATTCTCCCCCGTGGCAGCTACCAACCACCGGCAAACATACTCCATCATGCCATCTTTACCCACGCTCCTCACTCGCCACTCCCGAGGTTCTCATCAAACTCCGCCGACTCAACCGTCTGACCAAACTCCGGTCGTATATCGAACCTACGAGCGTAGTCCTCGAGGTACTCGATGAACTGCTGTTTTGTCGGATAAGTTGGGAAGTCAGTAGGAAAGGGCATAAGCGGAAGCTCACAGAATTTCTTTGGAAGGTGAAGACGGAGGCGGTCGTATGTCTTAAGCTGCCACAGTGACGCTATGCAGTTTGATCTCTCGAGTAATACGAAGTTATTCCTTTCTCTTTGAGACAAGCCGCCGTCGCTAGTCCCGACGGTCCAGCGCCTACGATCACTGGTCCGGTGAAGACGCAGATGCGGCGTTTGTGACGTCATCATGCCGTGGTTGGAGGACAAGTTGTCATTTGCTAGTTTTCCTTCCATCTCTCTCTTCCAATCCATCAAGAAAGCTAAACCAAGAAtcgttcttcttttttgttcCTCTCTTGTTTTCTTATGTATTTGTAATGTATTCTAAGTACTTATTCTTAAGAGGATACGAGAAGGGTTTGTAGTTTAGAAGTGATGGTGGTGGTGACAGTATTTAAGGGCAAAGGAAAGATTGAACAATTTGACATTTAAAAGCATGGAGTAAGAATAAAAAGAGGGATGGTAAAGAAAggtgtttcttaatttttataattgatttcCTGAAGAGAATAATTAATATTATGCGATGGGAATCAAAGAGGTTAGGGTTTGGATTGAGTCTGCTGAAACGAGGgatagagagatagagagagatctTATCCAAATAAGAAGAATGAGTAAAGAGACTGAGAGATTATCGTTGATTTATGTTTTGCTGAGAGTGGAAACCGGAGGATGATCAGAGAACTACGGGTCTCTTAAATCACCATTAAAACTTATAGAGAGGGGTATAAATTGTAGTTGTGACTTGTGATGTGACTATCtcttatatgtgtatatatttatgtccttaaaatacttaaataggagtttatatatttaatggagttctctttttttttccaccTATGAGATTTTTGTGTTCAACTCCACTTTTTGACTCTTTACCTCATTGAAATCTCAACGTTTGATAAGTAATCTTTTGATTCTCTTATGATCACTTAAATGTCTCCACAATATGAGTTTTATACAATAAagagtatttgtatttttgtgtCTATTACATCAGTTTTCATTATATGCCTTTAACAAAgtatcatattttacatttaacaATATACCATCTACGGTGAGCATATATATTCGAGTGAtctcaataaaagaaaatctaGCCCACAACATATACAATAGCCGGCCATCCTGCAAATTTTCAGAACTTTCAATAAAGATCTAGTCCACAACATATTCAATTTGCAGTCGGTTACCCATCAACTGCTTCTTCTGCATTTTATGTCATGAATTTGTTAATGGTTTTGGGAGGAACGTTCCTCCGACAATTCgaatttttctatatattctACGCGACTGTTTAATAACTTTTgacctatatatattttttttcacgAATGCTAGTATGCTACAATGAAAATCAGATTATAtcaagtttttaaattaaaatataatgttaCTAGAAGCGAAAGAGAAGAAAtgaacactatatatatatatatatatatatatatatatatatatataacagaaataaaagtctatttgataaattaaatgtatatataaataaatcaattcacaatatataatcatatagAGTCTAAAATATGTTCTAACctcttttgtttcttatttatttattttaaacgtacctctttgtttttagttttatgcccatctttttctttttattttattgtaaactAGTTTAATGCCATCTTCCATAGTGTCATAATGCAATTTTTTTCTGTATATGAGCTTTATTAGTAAGTTAGTATTGAGGAAGTGTCATGCCCCGTCAGCCACATAGATCGTACACTTGGTAACTTTGTACTTCATGTGTGTTTTTCCTACACAATACCATTTTATATACATTCTTTTCGCTCTCAATCATCGTTTTATTTGCCAAGCTTTTATTGGGTGTATATGGacattattatatactttattaTATGTCAAGGGAATTTTGCTTTCTTaaagtatttatataaataataataaaattaaggtGATTGATGAGTGATAAATCATGAGTAACAGTATTATAAATTTTGGCTTTAGTTAGAGACATTGTATAGCGCACGATTATATTTATTCATAATGTAAATATAAatgctataaatatttaaatggatGCATCATTTAAccaattatatatgtaattactATAAAATAAGTGCAACTCAAATAAATTAGTAAAGTATTACTATAGAATTATTTGCGATTGATGGATACCAGATGTTTTGTACcatctaaaaatatctaaaacattaaaaaaaacttttattaagaGGTTTTCATATGAATATCTTACAAGAAAGAGTAATTTTTTTACTGAGAATCTTTGAGATACCTATGAAAAGTCAATAAGagtcatatctttatatatgattatttacaaATAAGAATTTAGTTATACGAAAAATCTTCTTTGAGAACTGAAGATACATGTAGGATTGGttacatgtataatattgtGAATATTTGCAAATTAAGGAAACACAAAACTATAATTGCTGTTTCTACAGATACATGATTATGAACTCATACGGCAATATGAAAAACGTTTCCCATTTGGCCATATTATAATTGGACTCTGCGGAGCTAAATACTAACGCGAGTAATTTGGTACCCTTAAAAGTAATACAAAGGATACCATATCGTACAAATTCACAGTTCACACCACAGTTTTCTAACCTCTCCTTGGCATGCCCTTTTGCTATCTCAATGGGTTTCTCTTTGCCCTTCGATTATATgtgcaaaaaaaaattcgtcATTTCGGATGTCACAATGAGAAATAGAGAGACTTCATTGGATGGAGATACGAGTGGAGTAAAGATCCCTAAACTAGACAAATACACACACCTAATCCGTTTTGTTTATGTGGCCACTTTTCGAGCGTAAACTTAACTAATCAAATAACATCACCTACCATACCCTGTAGAACCTTGGACATGTgtatgttatacatattttactataatattTACACAATACATGAGATATAAAGTTTTTGTTTGCTCTGTCCTatgatacatatataaatttagcGATATTATTTAATCAGAGATGAACTAGTATAAATACTGATGTcgtatagtattttattttatttctataagATAATTAGTATTTTGTACAGTTTATATCACTATACTCTTAAAAAGACATATATCTATTGGatggtattttatttttgaaaagatatctttatttttttattaaacagaGGTATTCTGACCTTCACATAAGTGAGTCTAGACTAATCACATAtttgaaatctatatttttagcCTACAAGTTGATCATTTATTCCTAGCAATATCGAAATGTTAAGATATCAAAATCAAGGTtcaagatttttaattttattttaaacttaagGTTCAAGATTTTTTTACTAATGCTTTAAACTTGGTTATATATTTCGTGGACATTATATGGTAACATTTATATCTATAATGCATTGGATacgtacaattttttttttaaaaaaatagctCTCACGTCAGACTTTTTAATTAGACATTATAAAATTCTTAAGAAATAAATGTTATCtcttaaaaatatgtttctatTACTATATAACATGATTTAAATGTGTATGTATTGTATGTTGCTGAAAAAagatctattctattaattcttcaacatgtccaattgatatggaGTTATGtccactttttaatttttataactgccttttaatatactttatttaattttctataacTGTTCATTACTAATTAACTACTTTTATATGTTGAATACATATTGAATAACCTCCGCTTTAACTCCACAATAATCGGGAGCACTTATCACAATTACTAAAAACTGTCGACTGACACTATTCCATAGTATATTCCATAGTGAACATTTACGTGCTCTACTAACATTAATTACATCATAGTTATAaggtttattttcatttatccaTTCTATAGACCTTATATTATAATACTTATACAACTAAACCGTAAAACCAAATTGGATTACAAACTTAAATATAGgcttttgacatttttttatgTCTTTAAGAAACCTAACAACTTTAAGAAATTGGAGTACGCAATTTAAGTTAAATATCTACAGCAACAAAAATATTGATGCTTCAAATTATAGTGAACATTCTTGGTTtaagtatttataatattaattataatattgttagtgaatataaattaaaattaaatttttatttataaaaccaatattatgaaaacaatattattcctaatatcaatactattaaaacataaacattttcTGTTGATAATAGTTAAGACCAAtttagaaaaaatcaaaaactatatGTAACTACTTATATCTACATATTAATATAACTGTGAAAGAAGCTTGAATAATATTATAACGTAAATCGTTAAGAATGATAACTGTTAAACTTAAATTCGTGGGGAAGCTATAACTACACTCGCctttatttaaatcatgtataattttttattataaatatatttttataataattaaattaaataatgaattttaaaatatttataatccGCGGATAACCACCAAATTAATCAGAGCGGGTGTGGGACccgcctttttatattttttagttttatattcttttaaaaatttaatttttatatttatatgttttagtcatatttttgtttttcattatataacatttctcttaaataattaataggaggttttaatcattgtattaaaatagttttaccatacatatatcaatatgttatgtttctattttaatagtattgactagattcaGATTCGCTTTTAAAAgagctggtatatttttttgttttacatattttagaaattcaatttttatatttatgtttttaatcatatttatatttttctttgtataatatttcttttaaataattagtaagaggttttaataattatcgtaaaataatttgaccacacatatatcaattggtcatattcctattttagtatattgatattatataatgaaaaaaatgtaaacaaaaacataaatataaaaattaaatttataaaaaatgtaaaaaaaaaatatacccgcccttctaagggcgggtcaaaatctagtactgaAAATAAAGTTCGATATAAATCAATAAggcaaaatataaaaacaacatATAATCAAGCTGATATCTGAAAAGGCCATGGGAACTGACTTAAGTATGAGATCGATAAAAGGTATAAAGGAGACATATTAGTAGGCTTTGGAGTGCCTA
It encodes:
- the LOC108852041 gene encoding LOW QUALITY PROTEIN: indole-3-pyruvate monooxygenase YUCCA6 (The sequence of the model RefSeq protein was modified relative to this genomic sequence to represent the inferred CDS: inserted 2 bases in 2 codons; deleted 1 base in 1 codon) → MDWKREMEGKLANDNLSSNHGMMTSQRRICVFTGPVIVGAGPSGLATAACLKEKGITXVLLERSNCIASLWQLKTYDRLRLHLPKKFCELPLMPFPTDFPTYPTKQQFIEYLEDYARRFDIRPEFGQTVESAEFDENLGXWRVRSVGKDGMMEYVCRWLVAATGENAEPVVPRFEGMEKFAATGIVKHTSHYKTGGDFAGKRVLVVGCGNSGMEVCLDLCNFGAQPSLVVRDAVHVLPREMLGTSTFGLSMLLLKWLPIRLVDRFLLVVSWFILGDTTLLGLNRPRLGPLELKNLTGKTPVLDVGTLAKIKTGDIKVCSGIRRLKRHEVEFDNGKTEKFDAIILATGYKSNVPSWLKENKMFSKKDGFPIQEFPEGWRGECGLYAVGFTKRGISGASMDAKRIAQNIYECSRKSDQAHRHIQVFMSRKPDQA